DNA sequence from the Cydia fagiglandana chromosome 12, ilCydFagi1.1, whole genome shotgun sequence genome:
tttagacatggcgtctccgttggttatatcctctaagcgtGAAAAAGGCCCTTATAAAGGCTAATGCTCTAAgggcaaattaaaaataaaaacgtctACCTAAAGATTGTGTATACTTACCATCAATTTTGGCattcatttattaaatgagTAAGAATCAGACCTACTCCACATTTACATAcctaagaaaataataaatacctaaggaCCCATAAATAATTTCTGTGTAAGTAAATTGTTTCCTATTGCAGCCaaaatattttcctttgaaCGTCGGttgttaaaaaagttaaaagacTTTTGTCTTCCCTCGTTTGTAAATGGTGCCTtatatcaataaatatttaatcctTTTTACATTTTCATCCTCAAATATTTTCAGATATATTATAAGCCAGCAACGTGCATTATCGACGGCGTAATGGATACCATATTGGCGGCTTTCATCGCCTCAGCCAGTAAGATAAAACTATTCTCTATATTATTATCTACTTATATGTGAAAGAAAGAATCCCCGAGCGCGTCAGTACGCGACTCTCGAGGGGCAGACGTGAAgaatataataacattaataacgaTATATAAAGTTCGAATAGGAACTATATCGAAacatctgtaaaaataagtacctagatTATAAATGAAGAAGCACATTAAGCAGTATTTTAGCTAAATTAGATTAAAGAAACGTTTAAAAGTTACCTTTAACGcaagtatttttacttaataaatcTGAATGTTTATATTGTCATCATTATGTCATTATCTCATCATTACTTAAGTggtatagtcagcagcagaagttgctaagcgggccaggtgttcaaaatgatcttgatgcgacgttattgttaagagaataagagcgtgtcaaggcaATTTTCAACACCTCgcgcgcttagcaacttctgctgctgactgtactgaggTACAAGGAATCAACGTCAATATTGATACTTGTAAAAACATTAGGTATCATTTCAATCGGTTACGTTATCATTATGTTAGCAAAAAAAATTATTCGGAGATCAAAAACATTTATGGCTCGTAACTTTAATTAATGAATCATCAAAATATGTCATTTGTAATTCAACCGTATATATTATTACACGTTGACTAATTTCTGTTATACTTGCCTCAGGAGATATTCTTTAGCCTTTTTGCTGAAGAAAAGTTGATTAAAAAGCTTGATTAAGAGCCTGTAAAAGGATTTGCTAGTCTCTTTTTGCCGACCAAATGATTAAATCGCAGATTTCATTTACTAACCGATTTTAATAACAGCAAAGACCAGTCATTTTTCATTTCAAAAATGTTTACCTACATCTAtaaattttgtttggttttaaTATTATATCACCGAATCTGAAAAGCGTAATCGTTTTTATggcgaaaatttaaatattggttttttatcgttttttttttatcatttatttacatacaatatatatacagtggtactacttaacgaaattaataactagcttaaatctacttaaaataggcccctgaggcattctACCAAGGATTTAGGAATATACCAAGAATATTGGTATATTgcaaaaataattacaataaataagtgGTAAAAAACAACATAGCTCAATCTAACTGTTATTTATATCCGATTTCATGTTTTGTTATATAGGTAGAGTAAGTTATCTTAGCGGTGAAACAGCACGGATTCGGACCTACCATAATCAGTAGATCATTTTGCAATGAGTAGGCTTACAGACAAGGAATTTCATTTAAATGTCATTTCGTACCGTATCGTAGTAGCAATACGTGTGAAATCCGCTAGGTATTTTTCACATTATTGTCAAGTAACAAgctaccatcgcccacactgttaactgacagttcgtaaacctttatacaaaaggcataaggtccactaaTTGACAGTTAAGCGTGTTGCTGTTAGTATACGAGATGACACATAAATCATATTATCACTTGACCGTACcggacggccaggctggtaatAAATTGTGTCCgttatataaaatttattatagTTACCTTGTTAAACTGAccatctaatttttttttccagTTGGTCAAATAGACGTCCTAGCGTTCGACTTAAGAAACTTCAACTTAATTGTGGAGCGACGACGCAAGACGCTGCCTTTCGCAGGAGTGAACAACAAAAGTATAAATCACATGCCTTTGGTGAACGACCAAGAGTCAACTCAGCATTGTCAACGCGCCGTATTTAAGGACATCATTAAGCACCATAACAGCATTATAAAGTTGGTTTCAGTCTTATAAGCTCTATTTTATTATCCTGGCAATGTCCTCGCTCAACTTGTCAGCTTAACAATCCGgagaggaaatgctgccagcatctttggTATTAAGCCGCAACGGCCATTTTTAGAttaatttgaaaaacattttatttagtagtagtagtaatcactttattgtacacaacacaggtttacataatatttacagaaataaaggtacaaaggcgaacttatccctgtaagcctttatttataggtatacaAACTATATTATCTTACATTGTCTATTATAAGTACATGCTGCTTAAATATTTTACTAATATTCCTAATTTGATACACATAAGTGCACCTAggattttatatatatagacaCTCTTTATGAAAAACGAGCCTTGCCAGCACTCAAAAACTGCCGAATCTCAAAGTGAAGGTAATCGTATTGCACGGTGAGTGACGTGCCGATATTGTGCTTTTGAGGTTTTGTTGTCAGTTGCAAAGGTTTGCTCGTTCAATACtattagcaaagagaatagatagtatagagggctactgccaaagtaaattttgtagtcacggtacatttactgccatctatcgagtatcgacacacgattaaaacttaaaataaaattgaaaatgtatcaattaatcaaaatatgtttacggataaatgatttttaatttttattgttccatactgacccatgttctttcactgatatgtgttaaaattgttaaatatcaaacggtgtcgtcaacgccatctagccgagaatatgccaaaggtatatggcgccatctattcgagaatgactttttcttgatttccgaggcacgtttttttcttagactttatttatcttatacggagttatatacaatCTCTGCTATTAGTAACTGATTCTAACTttgagatacgtcaattaaatagatccagaaacgatatggattagatatgtcagtgttaaatgtgacgtttcttcaaacaaaaacgtcactttttaaactgacacatctaatccatatcgtttctagatctattaattgacgtaggtatcttaaagttcgaaccgggccgacagtatctcgcgcgcAGTCTGTTTCACTAGTGAAATACCGTCGCGGAGCTCTTGTTCTAAATCTACGATGCCTATAAAAATAGACCTTCCATTTCATTGtattttgaatctttattttctCAAGTTAGAAATGTCAGAATAGCATTAGTCTCAGCAAACTTTGATCTGTGGGCGGCGGCGAGGGAATAATCCCAACGCAAGTTTTCTCGTCGGTACCTACcttttttgattgtatgacattgttttatttttaaattgagtaACAATGGTACTTCGTTTAAAAGTTTCAAAAGAAAAAAGGGTGTTTAATATGTAGGTGTTATATCAACATTCAACGCACGCACAATTGGGTCACAAAGAAACAACCAAGTctgttaaattattttttagaaaagaaagaaagaaaatacatttatttacgtcaaaccaacaacttaaattacaagtttaatatcgagacatagacgttaaataggacccccactcagcgtaatgctaCGACGGTAAGCTTAGAACGCTATATAATAAGTATGTTATGTATGTCAAAACCAAAACTctatttaaggatgactcacgccgactcatagactaggaatcctctagaccgagtttagagcaattatttcttgcaaccgatgatgcccaaaatgcgggggtgcgcgggacgaggtgagcgaagttccgtggcgtgattggtccgttcaaagacacggacgtcacacaaagacattttcgactcgaacatgtatttcgtatgcgtggcagaaggggtagcgcgactatgctcagtctagaggatgtcttgtctgtacgccgactagaccgggccgggccatTGTCACATAGCGCCAGCTAGTGGTTTAGGTGGAACTTCGTTGTTTTGTTATTTCTGTTAGTGTTAATTTCTTTTTAGAAATATTGaacaggatttaatttaattatagtttaggtacaaatataaatatttgtatttcacCTTTTTTCTTGATATTGGGTCGTTAGTTAATTAAACCTACATGTTTAAAGGGTAGCACAATATGACTGGCAACGTGCAGTTCGTGTTGAAAAGAGCACTAAATTTGAAATGGAAGGAAAATAGAATCAGAAGAAAGGACGGCATTGATGAGTGTCAGaacataatattgtttgttacaaaaattagaatatattaatataaaactcaGCGTGGAAATCCATTGTCGCTGTATATAGTTCCAGAGATATATATTGATATATATTATTGGATACTGGGGTTTAATAGATCGAGGCAAATGTTGCTGAGGAGAGAGGTGTGTGCCCATGAGCGTGGCAAGCTGATGTAAGAGACGGGTCTTCTCAAGATCGGGACGCCTTTCATGGCCATTGTCACAAGTTCCGACCCAAATGCTATTCttgaccgctgcagacttttctatcGTCAGTCTCGTTCGTCTGGCGGAATGCAGAGGAGTTAACTTTGAGGAATTAACATCGTCTGTGGCCTTAGGTATGTGTTGGCCCTTAGATAGCCCTTAGTACGCTCATAGTTTACTTGAAgtccaattttattattgtcataGATCGGTAACCTTTTGCTCTTGTCTCATTTATAATGAATAACTTTAATATCATAACTAAGGTTTACTGTGATCTAATGGACAGTGttacttgccaaatttaatGCTCAGGTGTAACTTTCGTATTATAATTAtctgaataaaatttaattaaacaactAGTTTGTTGGTGGTTTATCCTAAGTGTAAGAATACAGATATTATTGAACCAACAGCTCTATCGTTAGCAGTCTGAGCTGAAAGTTGTAATTTTAGGGTATGTAGGAGAAGAAATAAATCGACTATCAAGTGGATTCttgtgttttctttattttatacatcccTAAGTATTGTGTAACCAGCCGGGTACATTTTCGTAGGTTTACAGGTTACATAATTGGCGCCCACAAGGAATCTGTATTTTACAATTCAGTTTATTTGGATGAACCATCAATTTTGAGTATTAAACTGGCAAACAAGACATTTTTCAAGGTACTTTCTATAGTTGTAGACAGGGCCAACACAGTAGCATTtgagtatatttataaatagaaCCAATTGTAGTCAATGAATGTTTTTATTACTTTGTGTAATTATTGAAGTGATTCTAATAATATTCTAATAAAAAACGGTTTATCTGAAAAGATAGGAAATATAAACTATTAAagagagcttccggcgcttccttttctatggaaagcaccacgtgatctcCGATCAGTCATcttagaaaatgacatgtcggtcggacgcctcggcccaggCGCCGCCCGGTCTAGCGTAAGCCATCCTTTATTCAAACGTACCTATAATCTATGAATGGATTACGATTTCACTCGCATGCTATACTTTATCGGTCTACCACATTTTACCGTCACCCGCGGGACTACTCACTCTCACctggaggccaattcgaacgtacattttgatatataaatgatgtcatttagttatcaaTCACGCTTAACTCGTACTTGTTCGTACATGTTTGGCCAAAGCAAATTTAAGCTGTCGACGTGCATGCATACACCTTAATTAGCCTTTTGAAGTTTGCTTTGAAAGTTAGAGACATACTCGAGTGCGCATCGGAAGTTATTCAAGATTCTCGGAAAACGGTTTATCGCGAATCTTTATATTGCTCGAATGTTATTTTATcctaaaattgttaaatttatgTAATTGACAGAATATTAGAATACTAACAAATCTAAAGTAATATCTGCCACTTGAAGCGTAAGAATTGGTGAAAGCTTCCAACTTAATATATCTTAAGGAGCCCACCGATTAacaacagtccgccggacggtgtcGCCTGAACAactgttcggaactgtcaaaattttgttcttacTGACAGCCCGACACCGTCCGGCGGCCGGTTAATCAGTGTGCCCCTTTATACCGAGGTGAAACCCCTAATTTGCCTACATCATTATTGACGCGAACGAGACGCACAGGTGAATGATAACATAATGACTAAGTACCAAATTGCAAGTTCGAATTGACATACTGGTCGTTTATTTTTGATTTCAGATACGTATCGCTGATCGAGAGCGCGTTCAGTCTGGCCTCGGCCCTGCAATTAATGCTGAGTGTGATGGTGCTCTGTTTGGTTGGGATACAATTCCTTTCGGTAAACATGCCTGTTTGTTTTTATCAGGGTTTTGTGAGGTGGGCTTTGAACACATTGTGTGAGCACATATTtgtgttaagatttttttttaatagtgacGGTGGTACCAATTAATAATGACTTGTAATTTGACTTTGTAActgaaaaattattaatttaagtacaTTTATTTTGTTGAAATCATGTCAGAAAAGACACATTTCAACTTTAAGTAATACTCGTTGAAATGAAATGCAATGAAAGTGGGGTATATTGTAACTATTATGATACTTTTACATACATTTCATTTAAAGTTATATTCATGCttactacactgagagaaaagtacaacaaaaacacacttagaattacaaaaataaacttaatccggggacaaggagagttaaataataggaacaaattgacttttgcaatttctattatctgtttgttgaaattatatttgggattactgagctgtttgtagaaataaataaactttacagaaatagtgagacgtccataattattactaaaacttcatttttttcccccagtacagaactgtttttttaattcctggtgataatttttctctcagtgtacagtCTGGTGTCGACGCGATATCGGTCTAATTTATAAACTacaagtttccttgttttttgCTGGAAAATAAAGgagttaaaaatatttatgtatgtttctACAGATTGAAGAGCCTAGCAGTCACCCCATACAAATCGCCTGGATGGCAATTTATCTTACCTGCATGCTCATCGAAGTTTTCATTATATGCTGGTTCGGAGATGAGCTCATATGGAAGGTAAAACACTGCAGTATCTATGGTTATCTAGCTAGTCAATCAGCTGGTCGGAGATTGCCCGGAAGTTGGATGAAAATTGAGCGAAGTAGCTTTTGCGTCTTTACAAGTATGAAAAAACGACAAAGCTACTTGTCTATAGTAAATTGTAACAAATTATGTATCTAGTGTAAAACCTTTCCAGTCTGTGCTCCTGCGGGGTATCaaggtcgcatttttatcaatTTTCAAGCAAttcgtcactttcgcacttacatatttgtcagaacgtgacagacatggtgacaaatgataaattGATTTTTTAATTGCATAAATTGTTCActgatatatcaagataaataCCTAGTAGTAGAGTTTGCTAAGCTAGTGCTTAGAGTGCCCGGCATATAAgttagcttgggccttgccccgctgctggtggtaccctaggttaggtttttttataatgtgtttacatgtatttttattatttttatgtgttttatattttatttttatattcatgttaaatataaataacataacttatgaaaaaaaaaaagttgtttaAGAGTTATggtaaaagtggtaaaatgaattattaataattttaaaactcgCTTACATTTGCTCAAATCCCTTAGCCGCTCGAGGCATCGGCAGTGGCATCGCCTGTGAGCTCAGCTAAGTGGCTGGCCGTAGTGGCCGTACACTAAGACCACGCTTTGTTCAGCCGATAAACTAATCCATAACAAACATTTTATTAACAGAGCTGGGAGCTTCACCAAGCAGCATTCGACTCCCCCTGGCCCTCGACTGACTCCAAAACCGCCATGTTCATCGTCATCTTCATGGAGCGCTGCAAGCGGCCCCTGCGCGTCACCGCCGGCAAAATCTTCACCCTCTCATTGGACACTTACACTAATGTAAAGCGTTTTATTCTCCCACTTTAGATAATGGCCTGTAAAAACTTTGTGCAAACTTTTTGAGTAACAGCCTCTTTGTTTCGTTGTTAGCAAATCTTCGAGTTCTCGTCGTATTCTTTTGTTTTGTTGAAATGTTGCACCTATTTAACAGTCAGTGGCCCAAAAATATGCTGACAAAAACTTTTACTGCGgcatatttttgataatttcaACAAAAGTTTACCTTTTTGTATCGATGCTAAatgaaaatatgacttaaaataTTACCTATAACATAATACGTTTTGTTTTAGTTCAATGATTggagttataatatttattgacaGTTTGTAAAAGacgtaaagtaaaaaatattaaaaattcttTGTCAGCGtatttttggccatcctgtatttatttataccaataaCTCAGTGATGTCACAAACATTCGTTACAGCAAATACGTCAAAAAATTTAGCTTTGAAATCGATGTCAGGTCGTAAGCCATATTATGCTATGTGATTGAAACAAACCAATGCGTCCCAGCTGTAACTAATAAGTTGATTGAGTTTGTCTAGTTCTACTAAAATGAACTTGACATAAACATGTGATCGACGTAATTAATCACTCAAAATTAGTAATATAcgttaataaaatcaaaatgactcacactgccgtattcgaacttcaagatattcacaagagacgacacgtactagatccattctagacacgttatagtttagatatcaactagttctctgtCATttcatgtcacttttacgttagatagagtaagatatctattagatgtgaattggatctctaagtcatatcctgtggaaatcgttcaagagtatttccagaatcgcacaaatgtcaaatttgacaggttagatcttaaacatatcgttatcgtatcttggtgatgtgtaaaagatatctaatatatgtctattttaaaatccgaattgggcccACAGCTTAGGTACTTATACGTAGGTAAAAAATTTAAGTTGAAAGAAATCGTCAACTAGCCATTGTAGGTAAGCAATCGTctgaatattgtttgaatagGTATGCAATTTTAAGAAGGCTTAATCCGGGTCAAAATAATCCTGACCGGCCTTTGTCATTTTCCTTTAGGATAACACATCTTTTTTTGCATGTCTAATAGCTAGTGGGACAGACCGAGTACTCGGAACTCGGTCTGTCCCCTGGTTTCCCGGGGATCGGGGattatcaaaaataaataaaaactactaagattaaaaaaaaagcattgTCATCGTCCATTGGAAAGATATTCAACCACAACCCATAATCATAATAAGGATTTTGTAAGATAATTTTGCCCCACTTTCAAATTTTAAATCAGCATAAACTCATATAAAACAGGGGATTGACTGGAATATATTATGATTTCACGCAATACTtcttagtacagtcattatagattttgacccgtgaataattagttcttggttTTTtatttcgtaggtccctcgggagggtcactgggagtgtaaattcaaaaagtaggctgaatcaggctcctgcgtatattcgaaaaatggtttttttccaaaatcaaattttctaaaatttttgtcctcacggttttactgtaaaatgaaaaatgaccgagttattcaagaaaaaccgtttttcgaatatacaaaggaccctgattcagtctactttttgaatttacgctcccagtgattcccccgagggacgtacgaaaaaaaatcgaagaactgattattcacgggaagggacgattttttggatataatgactggactaacttgtagaaaatcaaatttcctacattttttgtccttacggttttactgtaaaaatcaaaaatggctgagttattgaagaaaaaaccgttttttttggaataaagccatttttcgaatatacgcaggagcctgattcagcctacttttttaatttacactcCTAGTGACCctcccgagggacctacgaaaaaaaaaatccaagaactaattattcacgggtagggtcggttttttggatataatgactgtactatctCTAACTTCACAGTAATAATCGTTTTAAAACAATACAATAGGACCTCGTTCAACCGAACACTCTTACATTATCATTTATCCGAAAGCCGACTTAATTTATCCGAACGCTTAACTACCCATCCAAATTATTTCTGGGTGTTTATATGTCAAGGTTAATGTACGTGTTGTTTTTGTTTGGTCTCGTCCCAAGAATCCCATATTTCGATTATCCGAATTCTTAATTACCTCATACGAATTCGTCTCGATCCAAAATCAAATTCAttcctataataatatatattattatagtaaaTGGAGGATACCATGTCCCAACATGTTTTTACAATTTACCTTTATTTTTTACAGCTTATCAATTGGTCCTACAAAGCGTTTGCAGTCATGAGGAATGTCAAGAAATAAAGCATGTTGAAGTAACTCAAGAgaaaataatttcaaataaaatgGTAGAGAGCATTTTAGGAAAAGTGCCTTAGCGCTCGTCATGCCATGTACACACTAGTCGAGAGCCTCTCTCCGTGACTCTCGGCACCACCGCTGCGAGTCCGATCCATTCGGAGAAGCGCGAAACGAGACGAGGAAGAGCGAGACGAGTATGTACTCACTCGTTCTCGGACCTTCTCGGGGtgtctcgacgagtgtgtactgCCCGCATTAAATGTCaaatatgattattacacagcaattattttaacaacacgacaattattatttgatattgaAATTAGGCTTGTCGTAAAATGACTAAGCACTTAATATAATTTCGAACGCTGTCGCTTTAAATTTGCATTGACATTTTATAGAATTTAGCAGCTAATATTGAATTCGACTTGTTGTGAAATGAGTCAAAGCTAATTTTAGTGATTTAGAATAGTCGTTAGGAATAGAGCAATATTAGAGGCGGCCATTATGGCAGCTAATGGGGATAATTGGCAGCGGCGGCAAAATTAATGTGTATCAAACATGCAACACGGGTCTGATGCTCAGATGCTTGCAGTATAGGTGTAGCGCAGATTTTGGCGTCAAAAATCGTTTTATTGACTTGTGAAATGATGTAGTTATTTAGcagaataaaaaaattacttgAACCCACAACCTTAGCCTCACCGGAGCAAACCAATGATCTTAACTTCCTAAAGGCctcattcgaactttaagatacgtcaaatattaggtCTAAACACAATATGGATAGGATACGtcatatgtcagtgtcaaaaacctaatatttgacgtatcttaaagttcgaatcaggccgctTAGGGTATAGTCCAACAATaaacagtaaaaaatatatgagggcgtcacttcctacgtaactgtcacatttttgacgtaaaatgcttgcatggcaacaatttagtttaaaaaatatttagtttcattttattaatttctactattctatgtcgcactatacattgatatgttcacctcttgTTCGCCGATAAGGTTCGCTTCCTCGGGAGGCGCTTATAGCGATATTACCGCAAACAGTATTGAAGTTCGGAAGCCACGGCTAATAGAATTTTATTTCCCAGGTGTCAGGTTGTGGATTCAAGTCCATTTTAAACTTATTAGGCCTTCCCACATTAACAAAGTCCGGTCGGATTCATAAACTTGTATTTTACGaataggtataataataatatagcccTTTATTTCATGCAATTTAAAATAAcgttacaatatttacaattaattatATACAGGTAACATATATGCTACTTATCCACttatttataaacatttataagtaataattttacTCTTACAGCTGTCTATTAggaaatatgtatattaattgcttttttttttaataaaagtgaaTTTTACCATTTTaattatgattaaaataatgaattaattattatatataaattatttaattgcaTGGCGCTATGCgcgcaaaggcctcccccaaacgTTCCCATTTTTTCCTGTCTTGAGCCGATCTCCACCAGTGTCTGTCATAACTTTTTAGATCGTCTCTCCATCTAAGTTTAGGTCTATGGTTCTTCCTTTTTCTATATCTAGGCACCCACTCTGTCAATATTTTTGCCCATCTATCACTTGGCATTCTACATACGTGACCTGCCCATGCCCATTTAGTTTTTTTGGCTGCGTGGATGACGTCTTCTATGCCTGTTTTTTCCCTTATAGCTGTGTTTCTTATTCTGTCCTGCCTGGTTATTTTTAGCATCGACCTCTCCATCGCCCTCTGGCATACTCTAAGCTTATCCGTTTGTTCTTTTGTCAGGCTCCACGTTTGAGATCCATATGTCAATGTAGGAAGAATAGCCGTATTAAAGGTTGCTCGCTTTATTTTTATGGATAGGTCGCTCttcataataaattttaatgccCAGTACTTTTTCCAGGCTTTGCTTATCCTATTCTGTATCTCTTTGTCTTGCTTGTTATCGAATGAAATCAGTTGTCCAAGATAAGTAAAGTTTTTGACGTACTGCATTTCCGTTGGTCCAAGTTTAATAGGCGTCTCTTGTCCATTAGTCATAATTTTGCATTTGTTTTTGTTCATCTCTAGTCCTGCTTCTTTGCACACATCATTAAATTCTGTTAGCATCATTTCTAGTGATTCCGTGTCttcagcaaaaataataacgtcATCGGCAAATCTTAAGTTGTTTAGGAATTTTCCGTTTATTTTTAGGCCTTTTGTGTCCCAAGATAGGTTTCTAAATATCGCTTCAAGACTAGCATTAAATAGTATTGGTGAGATTGGATCGCCTTGTTTTACACCTTTTTGTAGTGCGAAAGATTCTCCTTGTATGTCAGTTTTGATTAAGGCCTTGCTGGttttgtatatgtattttaatatatttatatatttttggtcTACGTTTTGATCTTCCAGGGTCTTAAAGAGAAAAGTGTGTTCAAGCGAATCAAAGGCCTTAGAAAAGTCAATAAATGCTATGTATATTTTGTGATTGTATTCTATACTTTTTTCCATAATTTGGTTTAAGCTGTGAAGGTGATCGATTGTGCTAAATGACGATCTAAATCCCGCTTGTTCCACCGGCTGTTGTTCTTCTAGATTTCTTTCTATTCTTCGTCTTATTATTGTCATAAATAGTTTGTACATACAGGATGATATACTAATGGGCCTGTAGTTGTCCAAATTATCTTTCTTTCCCTTTTTATGCAGTATGGTAATTTTAGAGATGTTCCATTGTTCTGGTGTAATTTCTTCTtctaatattttattgaaaactaAAGTGATAGCTTTGTGTAGTTCGTAACTtgaatatttcaatatttcgtTGTTTATTCCATCTGGGCCCATTGCTT
Encoded proteins:
- the LOC134669607 gene encoding odorant receptor 46a-like: MIFSNEYMREKLSFLTPFLPYGVLESWEDLNPRLYHAVHIYWLKFYGLWYNTHPRTSLLFWAHIVYTIVVLWLVCFLPGIGEVVYLLRRRDNIGDIAEGLYLFLSEMYTYIKLSVFWLKRREIMSLLEFLHRDEFKVKEPEHREIIRKSIKRARFVMTYYSSMCVGAVSVGILMPLAEQFEVLPTNVEYPYFDVYKSPAYGIIYIHHIYYKPATCIIDGVMDTILAAFIASAIGQIDVLAFDLRNFNLIVERRRKTLPFAGVNNKSINHMPLVNDQESTQHCQRAVFKDIIKHHNSIIKYVSLIESAFSLASALQLMLSVMVLCLVGIQFLSIEEPSSHPIQIAWMAIYLTCMLIEVFIICWFGDELIWKSWELHQAAFDSPWPSTDSKTAMFIVIFMERCKRPLRVTAGKIFTLSLDTYTNLINWSYKAFAVMRNVKK